In Hyla sarda isolate aHylSar1 chromosome 12, aHylSar1.hap1, whole genome shotgun sequence, a genomic segment contains:
- the SALL4 gene encoding LOW QUALITY PROTEIN: sal-like protein 4 (The sequence of the model RefSeq protein was modified relative to this genomic sequence to represent the inferred CDS: deleted 1 base in 1 codon): protein MSRRKQAKPQHLNSEGQQRGEACAEAQDCPSDTDGERSVKRCRMEETHVCDKCCAEFFDQSEFIEHKKNCTKNQPVLIMNVCDGEGTPDLFPEASSVGVHAGSGESKAEQDRLAKGSSVLAQKMDGKVDSANKTVSQSASKTNGFGYLPKTTVSNSNVTLQTINTTKVAVNQHSSDGISNPANNPNAIPMILEQLVCLQQQQLQQIQLTEQIRIQIAMMAPNSLHPSIAAATDPLKALGAHLSQQLTAAVALIGQKAGTQNLTLETLKQSKLPHTTIPVAASGTVPIRLSSPLIKTEVTRGIPSSISRFTNPVLPHSPGTVIFQNPLGLNDPSKKLKSKFPGVATSEGKPNNNEDQFFRHKCKFCGKVFGNDSALQIHLRSHTGERPYKCNICGNRFTTKGNLKVHFQRHREKYPHIRMNPYPVPEHLDNVPTTTGIPYGMSVPLDESNVFADTKPGLTSLPNSGLTTSNLASIGDSSVAPLPLNLQSKPSPGSEGESVSSGVVGHESGTDQSLNSPTASGSSEQGSETSKLQQLVENIDKSGSDPNECLICHRILSCPSSLKMHYRTHTGERPFKCKICGRAFSTKSNLKTHYGVHRANTPSRVQHSCPICQKKFTNAVVLQQHIRMHMGGQIPNTPVPEDSNEDADIDSSLIDEKNGDLNSLTDDIDDIDMEEDSELGDGPLGSKPPTPQSEVQAESPAQLLELASQDNPLSVSPALNLQRQNSVKSIDNRSVESDGLTNDSSSTGGQDCQNGKSPTQSELRGFSPTNSQEDSLPSKSPPSFNGHDMLNVSSKAEQSEHGSIDAEGDGALDLTNGNLVRKIKEEPGLPHNGDSSRSSHVYIGPPPTLIKVEMPTDRVLGLTQFITPSTLSPGITPLIAPQRRSAKQHLCHTCNKNFSSASALQIHERTHTGEKPFACTICGRAFTTKGNLKVHVGTHMWNNSARRGRRLSMDKPNATLGNDTKKVAEIFPKYLVPPAVGLDPAVWNQYATVLSNGLAMKTNEISVIQSGGIPSLPVSNGGAPIISTATVSNLDVSQSSGGQSMSEMEEKTVESAPKHQFTHFMEENIAVN from the exons ATGTCGAGGCGCAAGCAGGCAAAACCCCAGCACCTCAACTCAGAGGGGCAGCAGCGAGGAGAGGCATGCG ctGAAGCTCAAGACTGTCCAAGTGATACGGATGGAGAGAGAAGCGTGAAGCGCTGCAGGATGGAAGAGACTCATGTCTGTGATAAATGCTGTGCCGAGTTCTTTGACCAGTCCGAGTTTATAGAGCATAAAAAGAACTGCACTAAAAACCAACCAGTCCTGATCATGAATGTGTGTGATGGTGAGGGGACACCAGATCTCTTCCCTGAAGCATCTTCTGTAGGTGTCCATGCAGGCTCGGGTGAAAGTAAAGCTGAACAGGACAGACTTGCAAAGGGCTCCTCAGTTTTAGCACAGAAGATGGATGGAAAAGTGGACTCTGCAAATAAAACTGTTTCTCAATCTGCTTCTAAGACTAATGGATTTGGCTACTTGCCTAAAACAACCGTCTCCAACAGTAATGTGACTTTGCAAACTATCAATACTACTAAAGTGGCTGTTAATCAACACTCGTCAGATGGCATCTCTAATCCAGCAAACAACCCTAACGCCATACCAATGATTCTTGAACAGTTGGTAtgcctgcagcagcagcaacttCAGCAGATTCAGCTTACTGAGCAAATTCGCATTCAGATTGCTATGATGGCTCCTAACTCTTTGCATCCTTCTATAGCTGCAGCCACTGACCCCCTGAAGGCATTAGGTGCCCATTTATCCCAACAGCTTACAGCTGCTGTTGCTTTAATTGGACAAAAGGCCGGAACTCAGAATTTGACACTTGAGACTCTTAAACAATCCAAACTACCTCATACCACCATACCTGTGGCAGCATCAGGCACTGTGCCAATCCGACTCTCAAGCCCACTCATAAAGACTGAGGTAACAAGGGGAATTCCTTCTTCTATTTCACGTTTTACAAACCCCGTCCTACCTCATTCTCCCGGGACTGTGATCTTCCAGAATCCACTAGGGTTAAATGACCCATCAAAAAAACTGAAAAGCAAGTTTCCAGGTGTTGCTACATCTGAAGGGAAGCCTAACAACAATGAGGATCAGTTCTTCAGGCATAAATGTAAGTTTTGCGGCAAAGTGTTTGGCAATGACAGTGCACTGCAGATCCACTTGCGTTCCCACACTGGCGAAAGACCGTATAAGTGCAACATTTGTGGCAACAGATTTACTACGAAAGGAAACCTGAAGGTTCACTTTCAGCGACACAGGGAGAAGTATCCTCACATAAGAATGAATCCTTATCCTGTTCCTGAGCATCTGGACAATGTTCCAACAACAACCGGGATCCCATATGGAATGTCTGTCCCGTTGGATGAATCTAATGTGTTTGCAGACACAAAACCTGGACTGACAAGTCTTCCTAATTCTGGGTTAACCACATCAAATTTAGCGAGTATAGGGGATTCATCAGTTGCCCCTCTCCCATTAAACCTGCAGTCCAAGCCATCACCAGGCAGTGAAGGTGAATCTGTGTCATCTGGAGTGGTTGGCCATGAATCTGGCACTGATCAGAGCCTAAACTCACCTACTGCTAGTGGCTCAAGTGAGCAAGGGTCAGAAACAAGCAAGCTCCAACAGCTGGTAGAGAACATTGATAAATCTGGTTCTGACCCAAATGAGTGCTTGATATGTCACAGAATTCTCAGCTGCCCAAGCTCCCTTAAAATGCATTACCGTACCCACACTGGTGAGAGACCTTTCAAATGCAAAATCTGTGGACGCGCCTTCTCAACCAAAAGCAACCTCAAGACACATTATGGTGTCCACCGTGCAAATACTCCATCGAGAGTGCAGCACTCGTGTCCAATTTGCCAAAAGAAGTTTACTAATGCAGTGGTTTTGCAGCAACACATACGAATGCATATGGGTGGCCAGATTCCAAATACCCCAGTTCCAGAAGACTCTAATGAAGATGCTGACATTGATTCCTCACTAATCGATGAGAAGAATGGCGATCTGAACAGCCTTACAGATGACATTGACGATATTGATATGGAAGAAGACTCTGAACTTGGAGATGGGCCTTTGGGTTCTAAGCCACCAACACCACAAAGTGAGGTCCAGGCAGAATCCCCAGCACAACTTTTGGAGCTTGCCTCTCAGGATAATCCCCTGTCTGTATCGCCTGCCCTAAACCTACAGAGACAAAACAGTGTAAAGTCCATTGACAACAGGTCAGTAGAAAGTGATGGACTGACCAATGATTCCTCTTCTACTGGGGGCCAAGACTGTCAGAACGGTAAAAGTCCAACACAGTCTGAGTTGAGGGGTTTCTCACCAACTAACAGCCAAGAAGACAGCCTTCCATCCAAATCGCCTCCTTCTTTTAATGGCCATGATATGCTGAATGTGTCTAGTAAAGCAGAGCAGTCTGAGCATGGATCCATTGACGCAGAGGGTGACGGTGCCTTAGATCTAACAAATGGTAACTTGGTCCGAAAGATCAAAGAAGAACCAGGGCTGCCCCACAATGGAGACTCAA GCAGGAGTTCACATGTGTACATTGGTCCACCCCCAACCCTTATTAAAGTGGAAATGCCAACAGATCGGGTTCTAGGCTTGACACAGTTCATCACCCCATCAACTCTGTCACCTGGAATTACTCCTCTTATTGCCCCACAACGCCGCTCAGCTAAGCAGCATTTATGCCATACATGTAATAAGAACTTTTCATCTGCAAGTGCGCTACAGATTCATGAGAGAACACATACTGGGGAAAAGCCTTTTGCATGCACAATATGTGGTCGGGCTTTTACAACTAAGGGAAACCTAAag GTACATGTGGGGACGCACATGTGGAATAACTCTGCTCGACGAGGACGGAGACTCTCCATGGACAAACCAAATGCC ACCCTGGGAAACGATACAAAGAAAGTGGCAGAGATTTTTCCAAAGTACCTTGTTCCTCCTGCAGTTGGCTTAGATCCAGCAGTATGGAATCAATATGCTACAGTGCTTAGCAATGGCCTGGCCATGAAGACTAATGAGATCTCGGTGATTCAGAGTGGGGGCATTCCTTCACTACCTGTCAGTAATGGAGGTGCTCCAATTATCAGCACTGCCACCGTCTCAAACCTTGATGTGTCTCAGTCTAGTGGCGGTCAGAGCATGTCTGAGATGGAAGAAAAGACTGTGGAAAGTGCGCCCAAACACCAGTTCACTCATTTTATGGAGGAAAACATAGCTGTGAACTAG